AAATATGTTTACATTTTCATTATCCAATGATTTAAAATCTATCTTCTCTTTGCTTATTCCGAAAGCTATTGTCAATCTATCAGCAGCGTCAGTTTTAGCATGTGGAATTGCCACACCTTTTCCAATTCCTGTGCTACCTAATTTTTCTCTTTCAATTAATGCTTTATAAATAACATTTTCTTCATTATGAACTTCTGGAGAAACAGCAATAAGATCTGCTAATTCCATTAAAACATCATCCTTATTTTTTGATTTTAATTTAAGAGATATTAAATCTTCTGACATATAGTCAGTAATTTTTACAACATTGATCATTACTCTACCCCCATTAAATAATTTTTTAAATTAAATTCTGTTCCTAGATGAAAGTTTAAATATCTTTCAAAAAGGAGTGTTACATTTTTTATTTCTTTTAAAGGATACTCGCCATTGATTATATCTTTTATCCTTTTATTAACAACTTTTTCAATTATTTCCTTTTCTATCTTGCTAACTCTATATGAATATTTTCTCTCTTCTTGAAAAAATCCATTTCCTTCAAAAGAGAAATAAGCCCCCTCGCCTAAACTAAATTTTAACCCTTCCTCTTTTATTAAAGTATATAGATAGAAGATAATTAAAATATAATTTTTTCTCATATCATTGTTATCTTTTAAAAAATTCAGAGTTTTTTCTGTTATAGTAAATAGATTTTTTTTTCTGTTATTCTCAACAAGTATAGAATTTAAAATAGATAGCAGATATAAAGATATTTCTAAATTATCCAAATTTTCTTTAATTTCTCTATAAGCATCTAAAGTTAAAATATTAGTCAATATAAAGTTTTCACCTTTTTTGTAAAAAGTAAATTTTGAAAGAGTCAATACATCTGCTGAACTTTGTTCTCTAGTCTTGCTTTTTCTAATTCCCTTTAATAAAACACTTATTTTTCCAAAATTTTCTGAAAAAATTGTAATATATCTATCTGCCTCTCCAAAATCCCTCTTATTTATTATAATTCCTCTACAATCAAACAGTTTCATTCCTCTAGTATGAACTCCTCTTTTGAAAAATTAGGATTTATTCTATAATTTTCTATCTTTATATCACCGATTTTTATATCTTTATCATAAATTTTAAAAGATACTGGTAGCAGATACCCATCTATTTTACTAAATTTTTCAAACTCGATTTTTACTCCATCTTCTAAGATTAATTCTCCTATTTTAGAAGCATAGTATTTTTTTCTAAAATCCTCATTTTCCTTTTCCTGCTCAAAAATATAGTTTATAACCTTAATTATTCTATTTTCATCAGTATTTACCTTTTCATGTGTTACCTGTTCAAATAATGGTAAATACACAATTTTTTCATTGTGATTATAAATATATACCTCTCCTTTATTCAATTCAGGAGCGATTATCTCTTTTTTAATCTTATCTGGAATTTGAAATTTTATATTATATTCTGTTTTTCTATTCTCTCTATTTAAAATTATCTCTTCTTTCGTTAAAAATTCAAGAGTTTTAATGTCTGAAATACTTTTTTCTTTAGATAAAGTTAATGTTGTCATCAATAAAAAAAGTAAGATTAATAATTTTTTCACTATTTCTCCTTTTCTTCTTTTGGAATTATTATAAGCACTTCACTTAAATTTAAAATATCTAAATCTGTCTTTATCTTTATACTTCTAAAAATTTGACTTTCATCTTGATCAATCTCTGATATATATCCTACATATAATCCCTTTGGATATATATCACTTATTCCTGAAGTATAAACTTTTTCTCCAGATTTAATTGTATTCTCAAAGGTATTTGGCTCAAAATATAGCTCTCCACTTCCTTCATCGCTTCCTTTGGCAATCCCTAACATCTGACTCTCTGTTAAAACACTTAAATTAAAATTTTCTCCTGTTACCATATCAACTAAAGAATAATCCTCATAAACTTTGCTTATCTTTCCAATAAGTGTTTTCCCCGATAATACAATCATATTTTTTTTCATTCCATCTTTTGTCCCTAAATTTATATAGAATCTTTCATATAAATTACTAGGACTTCTAAAATTTACTTTAGCAACTTTTAATTCTAAATCAATAGATTTTTTCATTTGAAGTAAATCTTGTAGTCTTTTATTTTCTTCAACTAAAGTTTTATTAAACTCTACTACCATATCTAATTTTACATTTTCATTTTTTAACTGTCTATTTTCTTCCAAAATATGTTTGTATTCTGTAACTGCATAAGACGTTTCTTTAAAATAATTCCCTGTATTATATATAGTTTTTTGAATTGGAAAAAAAATTGTCCCTATTTCATCTACTATATTGTTAATTGTACCTCTAAAAAAAAACAAAATCAAAATTATACAAATAAATAAAAATAATATTTTGTTTTTTTTCTCTGAAGTTTTATCTTTTTTTAACATTTAGCTAATTCCTTTACTATCTCTAGTGTTAATTTTGACATTTCAACTAAATCATCTATCTCTATATACTCTTCTGTTGTATGCACTTTTGTCATTCCTACAGCTAAATTTACAGCAACATATCCCTTTGCATTGTATACATTAGCATCGCTTCCTCCACCAGAAGATTTTAATTCGCATTTTAAATTAATATTTTCACAAGCTTTTTTCAAATGGTTAATAATTTCTAGATTTTCATCTAACTTAAATCCTGCATAACCTTTTTTTACTCCATTTTCAACTTTGGCTCCAAACTCTTTTGCCACTTCTTCAAAAATATCATTAGTCTCTTTTAATAAGTTATCTAACTTTTCTCCATCAAAACTTCTAGCTTCATACATCATTGAAATTTCTGGCATAACTATATTTACAGCTTCTCCACCTTTTACTATACCAATGTTTGAAGTTGTTTCCTTGTCAATTCTTCCTAATCTTAATTTTGATACAGCATGAGCAGCTACTGTAAAAGCATTTATTCCATCTTCTGGATTTATTCCTGCATGAGCTGGTTTTCCAATAATTTTTATCTCTCCCTTTGCAGAATGAGGAGCTTGAACTATTGCAACTCCTGGTTTTCCACTTGAATCAAGAATATAAGAGAAATCTGGTGAATACTTTTCTATTTCAAAAGCTCTTGCCCCACGTAATCCTATCTCTTCTGCAATAGAAAAAACTACTATAATTTCTGGATGATCTAGATTATTTTCTTTTATAACTCTAAGCATCTCTAATATAGCAGCTATACCACCTTTATCATCCCCTCCTAAAACAGAAGTTCCATCAGTTTTTATAATCCCATTTTCTATTACAGGAGTTACTTTTTCACAAGGTAATACTGTATCCATATGAGAGCTAAAAAGCACCTTTTTCTTATTTGGAGCTTTTAAAATTCCAACTATATTTCCACAATTTCCTCCATTTTCTTTTCCAGCATTATCTTCATAAACTTCTAGTCCTAAATCATTTAAGGTTTTTAAAAGATAATCCCCCATCTCTCTCTCTTTTAGTGATGGAGATGAAATTTTTACCATATCTATAAATTTAGAAGTTACTTTTTCTCTATTAATCATTACTCCTCCTAACAATCCATTTTTTAATACTATCTTTCCTATAATTATAATATATTGTGCTTTTTTTGTAAAGTGTAAGTAGTATATTTTTCTAAAATTTCAGAAAAATATATTATTTTTTTATACTATTCTTAAAATTTTCCTATATAAATTAAAAATACTGAAAAGAAAAAATTCTAATCAGTATTTCTTTTATTATTTCATATATTTTTTTATCTCATCTTTACTAAATTCAAATACAGGTATTCCACTTGAATAAGGTGCAAGTTCATACAATGGAAATACAAATTTTATATTATCTCCTTCAAAATACATTACAGCATTTTTTATATTTACCTCTGGATTTTCAAAAAAAACAACCTCTTCTCCATTTGTATTTTTAACTTTTTTCTCATTTTCTATAGCATCATTTATCTTCATTTCAAAATAACTTTGAGCATTTTCATTAAAAAAACTTTCAAAATTAATAAGTTTTAGATTTTTAGTCCCTATATTATAGGTTTCTAAAGTAGTATTTCCATGAGCTCCACCAGTATAAAGATATATCTTTAAAACTATTGAAATTATTCCAAAATTATTCTCCTTTATTTGATAATTTACTATTGCCTCATAAGGTATATCTTGTTTTAATTCATCAGTACTTTCTAAAAGTTCATCAATTATAAGTCTAGCATTTTCTTGCAATGAAAGATTAAAATAAGATATATCTTCACTTTGTAAATTTAGAATTTGAGGAATAACTAAATTATATTTATAACTATTTGTCGCCCCTTTATACTCTAATTTCTCAATTTCTTTCTCTTTTCCCTTTTCTTTTTCAACACCACAAGCAGTAAATAATAGTATTAATAATATTATTATTCCTTTTAATCTTTTCATTCTTCATCACCTAATTATTTTATTACACCATATAATGTAATCTATTTTTCAAAAAAAGTCAAAAATAGTTTTTTGTAATTAAGCTTTATATATAAACTACAATATATCTAACTAAGCTCAGTTATCTAGCACATCCCTAGTTTTGACAAAGTACCTTTGTTATTTGCGATTATTAGTCAAGTTAAGTTATCTCTATTCTTTTTTAACATCAATTTGACTCCATGTCAGTGAATAAAGAATCCCTATTGCTCATTCCGTTGAAAATGCAAAACTCACTCGCAAGCTCGCTCAAACACGTTGCATTTTCTTAACTGCATTTCGCTGAGGGCTTCTGTAAATTAATGTAGCACAGGTTTCACCTGTGTCTCAAAAGTAGTAGTCGTTTATACTCCTCTACTTTTGGAAATTACGTCAACTTGATGTTAGGGATAATATATTTTTACTTTAATTATTAGGATAATAAATTATAATTTACAATAAAAAAGCTATTTAAATTGACAACTAAAAATATCAACTTAAATAGCTTTCACTTTATTTTATAATTATCTCTTTATATGGTTGAAGCTTATATTTTTCCATAGGTAGTACTTGATAATTTACTTTTTCAAAATCTATCTTTTTCAAATCTATCTTTCTTATCTCACTATTATACATAGTTCTATAATAAAACTCTCTATCAGTTTGATTAATTGCAGTAGTCCATTGTGTTGCACTCTCCAACTCTTTTGGAACATCTTTTTTATTTTGATACTCAACTCCTATTGGAATATCAAAATTATTCAATATTTGAAAAGCTTGTGTTACTCCTTTATAGCCATCCTCTGGTGTTGGTGTACTACTTAGATAGAAGAAAGCCCTTACAAATCTTGATGGTGGAGTTATATCTCCAGGTAAACCTAAAGCCCCTGCTCCCATTCCAAATGAAAATAGCTTTTGTCCATTTCCATCATAAGTTGCTACACTTCCTGGACGTAGGTGAACATAGTTATTCAAATTAGTTGTATGCCATTGAAAATCTGGTGAGTTTGTTAGAACTCCAACTTTATTATCATATATTTTTACTTCACCATTATTTACTATCTCAATAACTATATTATTTCCCTTAGCATCTGATACTCTCCAATGTGCAGTTGGTGAAACATTTCCATCAGCAAATACCATTACAGGTACTATTCTTATCTTGTTAATATTTTCCCTTACCTCATCCACTGTTGAAAAGTTAGATAATATCCAGCTTACTAAATTCATATCTGTTATAGATTCATTAGCCTTCTCTGGTAAATATTTTGATAGACTACCATAATGTGGAAAGAAAAACATTCCAGCACTTAACCCTGCCTCATTAACTCCCTCACCAATGTAACTATCATCTACTAAAGAAGCTCCTACAAAACCATAGTGTCCCTTCCAAGAGTATCCATTTTTACTGTCAGGCATTATAGCTTGATACTTATAGTTTCTTGGAGAAATAATAATATTACTTTTTAAAATACTTTCTCCCCACTCAATTGTTCTTGCTTGTATCTGTTTATTATCCTTAGTTTTCAAAGTGATACCAGTACAAGCTTCACTAATTTTTGCAGTTAAAAGCATAATACAACCTAATATTCCTATATATTTCAGCATCCCTTTTCTCCTTTCAAATTTATTTATTTACTATCTCTATTCAAAATTATTTTTCTTTTCCTTTATTTATAATTTAATTAGATAGTATGGAGATAATAGAGAGTCTAAAAGAGGTTCTATTCCTAAAAAGCTTTTAAATTTTTCATATTCATTAAATCTTCTTTTTAGTGACTCTGTATTTACCTTATCTTTTATTCCTCTAATCAAGATATTTTTAGGAGTATGCTCCATATCAATAAACTCCATTACCTGTGTTTTATATCCACATAATTCTAAAGCTTGTGCTCTAAAAGCATCTGTTGCTAAAGATGTATATTTCTCAAATAGTATTCCATGTTTTCCTAGTGGCATCTCTTTATCAAAAAACTTACTATTTTTAGTGTTACTCATCTTTTCATTAAACTCATGTTGACAACAAGGTACTGCTAATATAGCCTTAGCATTTAACTCTAATCCCTTTAAAAGAGCATAGTCAGTAGCATTATTACAAGAAGCATGAAGAGAGAAGATTATATCTACATTTTGTAATTTATCAAAATCTTTTATATTTCCAGTAAGGAACTCTAAGTTTTCACATTTTAGCTCTTTAGCAATATCATTACATTTTTTCATTACATCTTTCTTCAGATCTAACCCTATTATCTCAAAAGTAAAGTTTTTAATATCTTTTAAATAATAATGAAGAGCAAAAGTTAAATATGATTTTCCACAACCAAAATCAACAAATTTTATATGATCTCCAATTAATTTTTTATTTTGTAACTCTCTAATAGTATCATCTATAAATTCAAGATACTTATTGATCTGTCTAAACTTATCATAACTATTTTTAAATACCTTTCCATCTTCTCCCATAACCCCTAATTTAATTAAAAATGGTACTGGAGTTCCATCTTCTATTAGATAATTTTTCTTTTTATTGTGATCTAAATCTTTTAATACCTTTGTATTTTCACTTTTCTTTAAGTTAAAATCTTGCTTTCCCTTTAAAATTTGATAATCTGCTCCATTGACAGAGATTAAAAGTTGTTTAAATTTTTCTAAAATATCTGAAATTTTAATCATAGCTGAAGCAAAACATATATTTTCATGGTAAGCTTTTTTATCTTTAAACTCTTCAAATTGTATAAAAATCTCTTCTTTTATACGTACAGGTTTTAGATTAACTTTTGTATACTCAGATTTTTTATCCACTGGACTTGAAGCAATAGCTTTTATAAATATATTTTTTTCTATACTATCTTTAAAAATATTTTCTATATATTCTTTATTTACTTTCATTTCTACCTCTCTTGTTTTATTTTAAATTCTTTAACTTATACTTAAATATTACCATAGTGAGAATAATATGTCCATTATTTGATTGACAAAAGAAATAAATTATGTTATATATTTAATATAGGGTATAGGGGTATAATGTATAAGGAGGAAATTTATGAACATAAAAGAGTATGATGTCTTAAATCTTGGATGTGCTGGATGTGCTGCCAAAATTCAATATGAGGGAAGTTTAATTGCTGGAGTTATCAATAGTAATTTAGATCTTCAAAAGAAAAAGATGACCCTTGAAGTTGAAAAAGATTTTGACGAAGATAGCTTTTTAGAAAAAATCAATAAAATTGCTGATAAATTAGAACCTGGAACAAAAATTCAAAAAAAATCAATGGAGAAAACAAAAATCTACTCTATTGAAAATCTACACTGTGCTGGATGTGCTGCTAAAATTCAAAGTAGTATCACTAATCTACCTGAAGTTGAAAATTGTAATGTTGATATTTATAAAAACCAAATTACTATCGAATTAAAAAATAGTGTTGATGATGAGTTCTTTGACAGAATAAACACTATTGCTGATAAAATTGAACCTGGTACTAAGTTTATTAAAATCAATGATGACGATGATGAGATAGATTCAGAAAAAAGAGCTTTAGAAATAGCTAGAGAGGAAGCAAAAGAAAAAAGAGAAAAACTGCTTCTTTTAATTGGAGCTATTCTATTTGTTACTTCTATCTTTTTAAAACCTTTACCTAATATAAGATTAGCTGTTTCAATTATTGCTTATTTAGTTTTAGGTGGAGATGTTGTTGTAAAATCATTTAAAAATATTACTAAAGGAAATTTCTTAGATGAAAACTTCCTAATGACAATAGCTACTTTTGGAGCTTTCTATTTAGGGGAAACTATAGAAGCTGTTGGAGTTATGTTATTCTACAAAGTAGGAGAATATTTCCAAGAATCAGCAGTTAAAAGTTCAAGAAAATCTATTGAAAAGCTTATGGATATTAAACCTGAATTTGCAAATATTAGAAATGAAAAAAATGAAATTGTTCAAGTTTCTCCTAAAAAATTAAGAATAGGAGATACTATAATTGTTAAAGCTGGAGAAAAAGTTCCAGTAGATGGAACTGTTATAAAAGGTGAAAGTAGTTTAAATACAGCTGCATTAACTGGGGAGTCTTTACCTGTTGATGTAAGTATAGGAAGTGAAATTTTAAGTGGTAGCTTAAATGGTTCTGGAGTTTTAGAAGTTAAAGTAACTAAACTTTTCTCAGATTCAACTGTTAGTAAAATTATTGAAATGGTTGAAAATGCTAGTAATAAAAAAGCTGAGTCAGAAAAATTTATTACAAAATTTGCTAGATATTATACTCCAATAGTTGTTTTTACTGCTATAATAGTTGGAATTATTCTTCCTTTATTCTTAGGAAACTTTAACATCTGGTTTGGAAGAGCATTAATATTCTTAGTTATCTCTTGTCCATGTGCTTTAGTACTTTCTGTTCCTTTAACTTTCTTTAGTAGTATTGGAAATGCCTCAAAAAAAGGTATCTTAATTAAAGGTGGAAACTACTTAGAAACATTGACATCTATCAATGCTATTGTATTTGATAAAACTGGTACTTTAACTAAGGGAAAATTTAAAATTGATAAATTAGAACCTATTAATTGTAGCGAAGATAAACTTTTAGAAACTGCTAAAATTGGAGAGTTTTACTCTACACACCCAATTGGAAAAGCTATTTTAAATTATGGTTCAGTAAAAATTGATGAAGATTATATTGAAGGATATAAAGAGATCTCTGGATTAGGAGTTCTTTCATATTATGAAGGAAAAATTATACTTATTGGAAACTACAAAATGATGAAAGAATACAATATTGATGCTGAAGAAAAACACTATGCTGGAACTGTGTTGTATGTTGCTGAAGATGATGAGTTCTTAGGATATATCTATATTTCAGATGAAATTAAAGAAGATTCATTAGCTACTATAAATTCTCTAAAAAAATTAAGTATTAAAAGTTATATGTTAACAGGAGATAGCAAACTGATTGGAGAGGTTGTTGGGGAGAAATTAACAATTGAAAAGGAAAATATCTTCACTCAGCTTTTACCACAAGATAAGGTTGCAAAATTTGAAGAGATTAAAAATAACAATAATGGTAAAGTTGCTTTTGTTGGAGATGGTGTAAATGATGCCCCTGTTCTTTCTCTAGCTGATATAGGAATTGCTATGGGAGGAGTTGGAAGTGATATAGCTATTGAAGCTGCTGATGTAGTTTTAATGAAAGATGAGCCATCTAAAATTGTAGAGCTTTTAGAGATAGCAAAACAAAATAAAAAAGTTGTTATTCAAAATATAACATTTGCTCTTGGAATAAAGATTATTGTTATGATTTTAGGAGTTCTTGGTTTTGCTAATATGTGGATGGCTATTTTCTCTGATGTTGGGGTATCTCTTTTAGCTGTTCTTAATGCTTCTTTTGGAACAAAAAGAAGATAAATTATAATTTCCAAAAGTAGAGGAGTGCAAACGACTACTACTTTTGAGACGCAGAAGTACTTCTGCGATACCCATAGTCAGATAAGTGTTACTCTCTTTTTATTCTTTGATATGAAATTTAGCTGACATTTAAAAGAAGTTTAGATATATTATTAAAAAACTGTTGAAATTTTATTATCAATTTCAACAGTTTTATTTTTTACTTATTATATTCTTCTAATGCTCTTCTTAAAACTATCATCGCATTTTCAATATCATCTACATTTGTACAGAAAGAGAATCTAACCTCTTGTTCTCCCTTTCCTTCTGTTTGATAGAATCCAGGTCCTGGAGCTATTAAAAGTGTCTTTCCTTCATATGAATAGTCAGTTAAAAGCCACTTAGCAAATTTTTCAGCATTATCAACTGGAAGTTTTGCAAAAATATAAAATGCTCCCTCTGGTTTTGAACAAACTACACCAGGTATTCTCTTTAAATATCCATATAAAAGATCCCTTCTACTTTTATATTTCATTTTTACATCTTCTATATAGTTTTCCATAGTGTTTATCAAGTTTGCTGCTGCATGTTGTTCTATTGTTGATACACACAATCTAGCTTGACAGAATTTTAAAATATAGTTCATTAACTCATGGTTCTTACTAGCTATTAAACCTATTCTAGCTCCACAAGCACTATAATGTTTTGAAATACTATCTACTAATACAACTCTATCTTTTAAATCTTCAAAATTCATAATAGATGTATATGGAATATCATCATAAACAAATTGTCTGTAAACCTCATCTGCTATAATGTATAAATCATATTTTATAGCTAGTTCTCCTATCATTTTTATCTCATCAGCAGTATAAACTGTTCCTGTTGGATTTACTGGATTAGAAAACATAATAGCTTTTGTTTTTGGAGTTATTAAACTTTCTAGCTCCTCTTTAGATGGTAGATGGAAATTATTTTCTATACATGTTGGTATAGGTTTTACTCTTGCTCCTGAAAATATAGAAAAACTAGAATAGTTTGAATAGAAAGGTTCTGGAACTAATACTTCATCCCCTTCATTGCATATACACATTAAAGTGAATAGTATTGCTTCACTTCCCCCTTGTGTTATTAAGATATCCTCTTTTTCTAAATTTATTCCACTCATTTTATAACTTTTTACAAAACTTTCTATCAATTGTGGAATCCCTCTTGAATCTGAATATGTTACTATTTTCTCCTTGTAGCTATGCAGACCTTCAAAGAACGAATCAGGAGTAACTATGTTAGGTTGTCCTATATTTAGCTTATATACTTTAATTCCTTTTTTAGCTGCTTCATCTGCAAGGGGAATCAACTTTCTTATTGGTGAAAAATTCATTTCTAATGCTCTATTTGATATATTCATACTCTGTCCCCTCCGTTACTTTTATTTTT
The window above is part of the uncultured Fusobacterium sp. genome. Proteins encoded here:
- a CDS encoding PTS sugar transporter subunit IIA, producing MINVVKITDYMSEDLISLKLKSKNKDDVLMELADLIAVSPEVHNEENVIYKALIEREKLGSTGIGKGVAIPHAKTDAADRLTIAFGISKEKIDFKSLDNENVNIFFVFASPMKDSQVYLKVLARISRLIREEEFRNELLACKTPAEVIECINKKETV
- a CDS encoding M20/M25/M40 family metallo-hydrolase, with amino-acid sequence MINREKVTSKFIDMVKISSPSLKEREMGDYLLKTLNDLGLEVYEDNAGKENGGNCGNIVGILKAPNKKKVLFSSHMDTVLPCEKVTPVIENGIIKTDGTSVLGGDDKGGIAAILEMLRVIKENNLDHPEIIVVFSIAEEIGLRGARAFEIEKYSPDFSYILDSSGKPGVAIVQAPHSAKGEIKIIGKPAHAGINPEDGINAFTVAAHAVSKLRLGRIDKETTSNIGIVKGGEAVNIVMPEISMMYEARSFDGEKLDNLLKETNDIFEEVAKEFGAKVENGVKKGYAGFKLDENLEIINHLKKACENINLKCELKSSGGGSDANVYNAKGYVAVNLAVGMTKVHTTEEYIEIDDLVEMSKLTLEIVKELAKC
- the recO gene encoding DNA repair protein RecO, with the translated sequence MKLFDCRGIIINKRDFGEADRYITIFSENFGKISVLLKGIRKSKTREQSSADVLTLSKFTFYKKGENFILTNILTLDAYREIKENLDNLEISLYLLSILNSILVENNRKKNLFTITEKTLNFLKDNNDMRKNYILIIFYLYTLIKEEGLKFSLGEGAYFSFEGNGFFQEERKYSYRVSKIEKEIIEKVVNKRIKDIINGEYPLKEIKNVTLLFERYLNFHLGTEFNLKNYLMGVE
- the mreC gene encoding rod shape-determining protein MreC, encoding MLKKDKTSEKKNKILFLFICIILILFFFRGTINNIVDEIGTIFFPIQKTIYNTGNYFKETSYAVTEYKHILEENRQLKNENVKLDMVVEFNKTLVEENKRLQDLLQMKKSIDLELKVAKVNFRSPSNLYERFYINLGTKDGMKKNMIVLSGKTLIGKISKVYEDYSLVDMVTGENFNLSVLTESQMLGIAKGSDEGSGELYFEPNTFENTIKSGEKVYTSGISDIYPKGLYVGYISEIDQDESQIFRSIKIKTDLDILNLSEVLIIIPKEEKEK
- a CDS encoding choloylglycine hydrolase family protein; translated protein: MLKYIGILGCIMLLTAKISEACTGITLKTKDNKQIQARTIEWGESILKSNIIISPRNYKYQAIMPDSKNGYSWKGHYGFVGASLVDDSYIGEGVNEAGLSAGMFFFPHYGSLSKYLPEKANESITDMNLVSWILSNFSTVDEVRENINKIRIVPVMVFADGNVSPTAHWRVSDAKGNNIVIEIVNNGEVKIYDNKVGVLTNSPDFQWHTTNLNNYVHLRPGSVATYDGNGQKLFSFGMGAGALGLPGDITPPSRFVRAFFYLSSTPTPEDGYKGVTQAFQILNNFDIPIGVEYQNKKDVPKELESATQWTTAINQTDREFYYRTMYNSEIRKIDLKKIDFEKVNYQVLPMEKYKLQPYKEIIIK
- a CDS encoding heavy metal translocating P-type ATPase, with product MNIKEYDVLNLGCAGCAAKIQYEGSLIAGVINSNLDLQKKKMTLEVEKDFDEDSFLEKINKIADKLEPGTKIQKKSMEKTKIYSIENLHCAGCAAKIQSSITNLPEVENCNVDIYKNQITIELKNSVDDEFFDRINTIADKIEPGTKFIKINDDDDEIDSEKRALEIAREEAKEKREKLLLLIGAILFVTSIFLKPLPNIRLAVSIIAYLVLGGDVVVKSFKNITKGNFLDENFLMTIATFGAFYLGETIEAVGVMLFYKVGEYFQESAVKSSRKSIEKLMDIKPEFANIRNEKNEIVQVSPKKLRIGDTIIVKAGEKVPVDGTVIKGESSLNTAALTGESLPVDVSIGSEILSGSLNGSGVLEVKVTKLFSDSTVSKIIEMVENASNKKAESEKFITKFARYYTPIVVFTAIIVGIILPLFLGNFNIWFGRALIFLVISCPCALVLSVPLTFFSSIGNASKKGILIKGGNYLETLTSINAIVFDKTGTLTKGKFKIDKLEPINCSEDKLLETAKIGEFYSTHPIGKAILNYGSVKIDEDYIEGYKEISGLGVLSYYEGKIILIGNYKMMKEYNIDAEEKHYAGTVLYVAEDDEFLGYIYISDEIKEDSLATINSLKKLSIKSYMLTGDSKLIGEVVGEKLTIEKENIFTQLLPQDKVAKFEEIKNNNNGKVAFVGDGVNDAPVLSLADIGIAMGGVGSDIAIEAADVVLMKDEPSKIVELLEIAKQNKKVVIQNITFALGIKIIVMILGVLGFANMWMAIFSDVGVSLLAVLNASFGTKRR
- a CDS encoding SAM-dependent methyltransferase, whose amino-acid sequence is MKVNKEYIENIFKDSIEKNIFIKAIASSPVDKKSEYTKVNLKPVRIKEEIFIQFEEFKDKKAYHENICFASAMIKISDILEKFKQLLISVNGADYQILKGKQDFNLKKSENTKVLKDLDHNKKKNYLIEDGTPVPFLIKLGVMGEDGKVFKNSYDKFRQINKYLEFIDDTIRELQNKKLIGDHIKFVDFGCGKSYLTFALHYYLKDIKNFTFEIIGLDLKKDVMKKCNDIAKELKCENLEFLTGNIKDFDKLQNVDIIFSLHASCNNATDYALLKGLELNAKAILAVPCCQHEFNEKMSNTKNSKFFDKEMPLGKHGILFEKYTSLATDAFRAQALELCGYKTQVMEFIDMEHTPKNILIRGIKDKVNTESLKRRFNEYEKFKSFLGIEPLLDSLLSPYYLIKL
- a CDS encoding DUF3298 and DUF4163 domain-containing protein, with product MKRLKGIIILLILLFTACGVEKEKGKEKEIEKLEYKGATNSYKYNLVIPQILNLQSEDISYFNLSLQENARLIIDELLESTDELKQDIPYEAIVNYQIKENNFGIISIVLKIYLYTGGAHGNTTLETYNIGTKNLKLINFESFFNENAQSYFEMKINDAIENEKKVKNTNGEEVVFFENPEVNIKNAVMYFEGDNIKFVFPLYELAPYSSGIPVFEFSKDEIKKYMK
- a CDS encoding pyridoxal phosphate-dependent aminotransferase, coding for MNISNRALEMNFSPIRKLIPLADEAAKKGIKVYKLNIGQPNIVTPDSFFEGLHSYKEKIVTYSDSRGIPQLIESFVKSYKMSGINLEKEDILITQGGSEAILFTLMCICNEGDEVLVPEPFYSNYSSFSIFSGARVKPIPTCIENNFHLPSKEELESLITPKTKAIMFSNPVNPTGTVYTADEIKMIGELAIKYDLYIIADEVYRQFVYDDIPYTSIMNFEDLKDRVVLVDSISKHYSACGARIGLIASKNHELMNYILKFCQARLCVSTIEQHAAANLINTMENYIEDVKMKYKSRRDLLYGYLKRIPGVVCSKPEGAFYIFAKLPVDNAEKFAKWLLTDYSYEGKTLLIAPGPGFYQTEGKGEQEVRFSFCTNVDDIENAMIVLRRALEEYNK